DNA sequence from the Falco biarmicus isolate bFalBia1 chromosome 5, bFalBia1.pri, whole genome shotgun sequence genome:
GTGGGCTCATCTGAAACTCCCAAGCCAAGGGCCATACCCAGCAGTGAAAACGTGACTTGCAGTGCACTAAAAATCCCCCAGGATGCCCATGCATGAGAAGGGCTGGTACCAGAGGAGAGGCTGCTCCCACTGTAGAAGATAACAAGGTGCAGCCCTAGCACACATGCACTTTAGCCCCTGCTtcacagggctctgctgctgccaaagcACCCATGCACGGACTGACTTGTCTTTCCTGTCTTCAGCAAGGCCTGGCACTGGCCTTGTGTTCTTGTCACAAAGATAAGGCAAAGCCAAAGGTCTGAGATTAGATCTTAGGCTCCCTCCaagagtaaaaatgaaaaacagattcTTCCTTCCATACTTTTCTGCTACTGAATCCCACGAGCTGACACACCTGCTCTCCTCCGGCTGCCCCTGGGGAAAGCATGTCCCCCTTGTGCTGCAGCCTCAGTGCTACCGCTCTCATCTTGCTCAAAGCAGACTCCTCCTCTCAGCTGGATCCCCATTTCTCTATAATCCCTGTACACCGAAGACCTCCATGCAGCGATCTGGCACAAGGACCCTGTGACTGCGACAAGACTCCGTCCTGCTGCATCAACAAACCTGCACTTAGAAGAGCCACAGATTCCCTTTGGGGGAAGAGCATTCTGCCTACCAGAGCTCCTCCTCCCTCCACTAGGTTCCCAAATGGGACTTTTCTACCTGTGGGGAAGACACAGCAGAAGCGAGaacgccttttttttttttttttttttttaaatcaaagtcCTTCAGTTCTTCTAAGCAGGCATTATGGCTTAGGTGTGGAAGAAGCTAAGCTCAGTTTGATCAGAAAAAGAATGTTCATCTTTATTCTGTTCCAGTCTCAGTCTTATTAGGCAATCAAGTTATTGTCGATGTTTTTTACTTCTCTAGAGATGTGGATAGGAGGGCTAAAGAAAGATATACAGAGATGGGAATGAGGCACAAGGCTGGGAATAGGTTGGACAGCACAGGAATACGGACCCTGATGGAATGACTTAATGGCAATGGAAACCCTCCTGCTTCAACACAGCACTCCCAATGTCAGGGTCACTCTTCCTTATGCCatcattttcctcctcctcctctgtatGATCTTCACTACTATGCTTGGAACATGAGCCAGTCTTTCCACTGCAAGGCTAACAGAGCAACTTCACCATGTTTTTCACCCTCTGCCCACTACAGCCCAGGCTCCGGGCACTCCATCAAGCCATCTGCTAAGGAAGGGCGGTATGGGTGGAGATGAGGATCTGCGTCCTCAATGAGCTGAACCAATAAGATGGGCCAGATCCTGACCACCCATCACTGGCAAACTCTGAGCAGACACTGGCCCAACCAGCTGCAACTAGTGCTGTAGATTCCCTCTCCTCTGCACAGTCCTGTctgcacagcccaggctgcacATGCTCTCTGGATGGCACGATTGTCCCAAAACAGCCTCTTGGTCCCCAGGAAAGTCTGCCTATGCCCTCTTTCTCCATGAGCTCCCTCACACCCTAAGAGCAGACGGATCCTGTGCCTTTGACAGGCTTTGTGTTTCTCCATAACACCCACTGCTGACTCAGAGCTTtgcccttctcctttcccttttacCTTACAGCAAGATGAAATGGCCAGCACATGTAAGCAGCGACCCTGCAACAAACAGAGCCTGCAGTGTTGCAGAGGCAGCCACAGAAGCACGCAACAGTGCTATGCAGAGCCAGTGCTCTCCCTGGCCCTTTCCTATGAATTCCCCAAAAAGTCATCCATGCCAAGACAGAGACCACAACTTCTGGATACCACCATTTCCTGAAAGCACACACCCCCCTAAGCCCAACTAtgtccccttccccccccaatATACCAATACTGGTATCAAACGCCCACGTGCATACCAAAACCATGCATGTTAGCACTCATGCACATAGGAAACCATGCACTTGTAAACGTACACTCCCACCATCTGATTAAGTACCCTGCAGCTCACCCCAGCTCCAATAGAAGCATGTACTGCAGGGAAGATGCTTCAGCTTCTGTGGGCCAAGCCAATGCAGTGTTGTGGGGGCAGGGGTGAaaaaggagtttaaaaaaaaaaataaatctgctttctcctctgcttcccatctGTCTGCTCCAGGATTGGTAGAGCATCAGGACAAGATACAGCCCAGGACAGACGCATTAAGCCTGTGGGACGAGGCTGCATGTTGGGGAGAACACCTTGGAAGCAAAGGATTTCCCTTCCCCAAAATACTCTGAATATAGAGGTATACAAAAAATAAACGCATACTGAGATGCTTTTGCACATTCACTCATCCAAAAAAATGCCTGTGACACACATCTGCACACGTGACCACTCGCATCAGTTTGTGCCTGCTGACTCACACGCTCACTGAATAGCCCAGACTCACATCTGTGCTTGCTCCAATCCACAAAGGATGGGAACAGCTGCCCTCTCTCCCCATGGGACCCTCCCAGCCTCCCCCGGAGGAAAATCcaccagctggctgcagagatTCTCTCCAGCCAGCCAAAGAGGTCCGGGAAATGCAAGACAGTCTTTATGCTACTGCCAGAGTAGGTCCCAAAcatctctcctcctcctgcccaggccTCCCTTCCCGTTACCAAGAAATTCACATCCCCAGACATCACCCTGGatgaagggaagaagagaaggaagggagggaaggcagagatCCTGGAGAAATGGTACACCCCACCCagaaccaaagaaaacaaaaaagaaaaagaacagatgaaaaCACCCGACTCCTTCCCTTTGTTGTGAAGTTCTGATTTCCCATGCGAGCCCCAGTGGCCTCACCCAGTGCTCTCTGCTTTTCGGTAAGGGTTCTCCAACAAGTAGCGGAACCGCTGGTAATTCTTGAGCAGGTACTTGGGAGCATACATCTGCTCCTTGGGGTCGGCAGGGGGATACTCCTGCGTAGTACCATCGAACCAGCCACCAGTCCGGATCAGCTCCCGGATATAGTTGAGGTCTCGTTTATCCTCATAGTCACCCCAGCGGGGGAAGTCCCCATTCTGGGCCGACACCAGTTTGAAGTAGATCCCCTCTGGGGTGAAACACCAGGAGCAGTGCCAGCCAGCAAAGTGGAGGGGGCTGCCCAGCGACCACTGCACCAGGATGTGTCCTGTGCTGTTCTCATACTGCCGAAAGCCAGGCATGGTGTAGTACTCACGCCGCCGCAGACGGATCCCGTCGGTAGCATAGACAGCCTGGAGCATCCCCATGGTGCAGCCTGAGACCACCTCCAAGGTGCCTGGCTGCTTCCAGAAGAAGCCATAGAGCGACTTGCGCATGTGAAAGGCAAAGGGCTCCGTCCAGCCATCGTAGAGCTTGAGGAAGAGCACACCATCACGGGCCGGGATCTCATCAGCATCATCAATGATGAAGACGTCATCTGGGCGCAGGTTGCGGAGGCGAGAGATGCCATCCCGGGTGAGAAAGGTGCGCAGGTAATCGTCAGCGATCCAGCCGTCCTGGCGGCCGCCGGGGGGGAAGTGGTCCAGGAAGACGTAGAGCACCTTGTGGCGGATGTAGTCGAAGGAGCCGTTGAGGAGCATCTCACGGAACTTGAGGGGTCGTGGCTCTCCATAGGCTGTGAAATTCGACTCACACACCACGAAGGCGTCCACCACGTCTCCCAGCTCGTGGAAGCGGACGTCCAATAGGTCAAACTCATGGTTGACGTTGATAGCATTGATGACCCGCCGGGGGATCTCCCGTGGCACAAGGCGGTCCTTGGTGGGCAGGTTGGAGTACTGGACCACAGTGGGGACCCCGCAGCTGGGGCCGTGCCAGCCCGGCAAGCACACGCACTCCACCCACTTGCGCCGCTTGGTCCCACTGGCACTCAGCGGCTTGCGAGCCGGCCGCCCCGAGGCTGCGCCATCCGCTCGCTCCTCCAGCCGCCCTCCCACAGGTGGCTTCTCCAACACCTTGGTGCCTGGTTTAAAGCAAATGCCACCGGCTTTGGTACgaacaaaatattctgttgtGTCTTCTGGCAGCACAAACTCGACTTTGTGCAGCTCTTCACTGGCTCTGCTGGGGGGCAAGGGCTGGAGCAAGGGGGAGTGGGAGTACAGGGGTGTGCGGAGGAACTCTGCACCCCCTGGCTCAGGGCTGACCTGAGGTGTGACAGGGGCATTGTTCCAAAAGAAACTGGAGACAAGGTTGGGACTAAGTGAAGCCAGCTCCCGGGGGAAGGTGACATAGGAAAGGGCCTTGAGGAAGTGCAAGAAGGAGATGAGGCAGAGACCAGCCATGCAGAGAGTCAGAAAGAGCTTATGGCGTCTCATCTTCATCCTGTGGAAAAGCCATGAAAAGGAAAGTCACATTCAATAGTTACTGAGGTGCAAAAAGTTTACCACCGGTAGAaagccaggctgggggtggcagaCAGCTGGTCCAAATTCAGCATGCAACTTCCAAGACTTGAGTCCAAGAActactccccccaccccctgccatcTGAACTGGGCGTTTTGTCTTGGGTGGGTTACACCAAGCTGAACCTCTTCTAGATCAGTCACAGTCTTATAAACTCACAAAGACAAGAAAGGCAATGGCAACAGGATAGAAAGATGGGAAATCCAGAACGATGATTAATGATCTAGTGAAGTCACCACACTTCATAGATTTGTCCCCATTTATTGatggaaacaaaattaacaTAGGTCTCCCCAGGCCCTGCATCACCAGAGGGTTGAGGGCagatgaagagagagcagagagcaggaCAGACAAGGCAAGAGTAAGGGGTACACAGCTGAAACATGAATGGTGCAAGAGAGGCAGTTCTAAAGGACGAAGATCATTAGCCAGGCTGCCAGAGCCAGAACCTACGCTGCTCAGATCTTTTCAAGTGTTTGCTCAACAGGCACCCTAAACCCCACCTTTTTTCCTAGGAAAGGTTAGCCAAATTCACACAGGGaacaggagaaaagaataaaattaagattatctcactttcactcttctcccctccctctcaCGTCCCCTGTATCTCCAAATGTTGccctttgctttttgttttctgtggacGAGATGCTGAGGTGTTTTGCACCTGGATCAGGTGGCTAAAATAAATGCTTGGCTGTCTCCGCTAGTAATACTGTGCCATCATGACAGATCTGTGTCAAGCCAGCGGCGCAGAGCCCTTCTCTCCAAGTGCAAAATATTGCCTTCATCCTCTCCCTACAGCATCTCCCCTCCTCCAGCTCAGGCATGGAGAAGTGATTGAAGACTACAAAGGACAGGGTGTGGGGGGAATGGgggtggaaaaaagaaagaaaaaactaagCTCAACCAATGCTTtgccaaagaaaagcagaaaaggtgcTCACCTGCTGTTTAGGGAAAGGAAGGTTGGGGTGAAG
Encoded proteins:
- the MGAT3 gene encoding beta-1,4-mannosyl-glycoprotein 4-beta-N-acetylglucosaminyltransferase — translated: MKMRRHKLFLTLCMAGLCLISFLHFLKALSYVTFPRELASLSPNLVSSFFWNNAPVTPQVSPEPGGAEFLRTPLYSHSPLLQPLPPSRASEELHKVEFVLPEDTTEYFVRTKAGGICFKPGTKVLEKPPVGGRLEERADGAASGRPARKPLSASGTKRRKWVECVCLPGWHGPSCGVPTVVQYSNLPTKDRLVPREIPRRVINAINVNHEFDLLDVRFHELGDVVDAFVVCESNFTAYGEPRPLKFREMLLNGSFDYIRHKVLYVFLDHFPPGGRQDGWIADDYLRTFLTRDGISRLRNLRPDDVFIIDDADEIPARDGVLFLKLYDGWTEPFAFHMRKSLYGFFWKQPGTLEVVSGCTMGMLQAVYATDGIRLRRREYYTMPGFRQYENSTGHILVQWSLGSPLHFAGWHCSWCFTPEGIYFKLVSAQNGDFPRWGDYEDKRDLNYIRELIRTGGWFDGTTQEYPPADPKEQMYAPKYLLKNYQRFRYLLENPYRKAESTG